A single genomic interval of Mycolicibacterium holsaticum DSM 44478 = JCM 12374 harbors:
- a CDS encoding MCE family protein, translating into MRLKKTFSERNPLTLGVVGAVAVVAIVAGALGNQRLPFVNDNTSYAAYFEDAGGLYSGATVEVSGYPVGKVSDISLEDSGVLVTFDIAGNIHLGDRTEAAIGAKGLLGTKQLAVTPRGEDELVGPIPIERTSSPYQLPDALGELAATIGDLDTTQLSDSMATLAQTFADTPPDVRNAVDGVARFAETLNSRDAQLRNLLDNAAEATGVLAHRTDQIVDLVRDTNALLAQLRVQSAAMDEISTSISAVARQLKAFIAENRQQMKPALDKLNGVLSIVDNRKERIQQAIKGLNTYAMALGETISSGPFFKAYVANLLPGQFVQPFIDAAFSDLGLDPATLLPSQLSDPQVGQPGTPALPVPYPRTGQGGQPRLSVPDAITGNQDPRLPTQFPGRYPYTPEPPAPPPGGPPPGPPAAPGGAS; encoded by the coding sequence ATGAGACTGAAAAAGACCTTCTCCGAACGCAACCCGCTGACGCTGGGCGTCGTGGGGGCGGTGGCGGTGGTCGCGATCGTGGCGGGTGCGCTGGGCAACCAGAGGCTGCCGTTTGTCAACGACAACACCTCCTACGCGGCTTACTTCGAGGATGCCGGTGGGCTGTACAGCGGTGCGACCGTGGAAGTGTCGGGATATCCGGTGGGAAAGGTGTCGGATATCTCGCTGGAGGATTCCGGCGTGCTGGTCACGTTCGACATCGCCGGAAACATCCACCTCGGCGACCGGACCGAAGCGGCGATCGGGGCCAAGGGCCTGCTGGGTACCAAACAGCTCGCGGTCACCCCGCGGGGTGAGGACGAGCTGGTCGGCCCGATCCCGATCGAGCGCACCTCCTCGCCCTACCAATTGCCCGACGCCCTCGGCGAATTAGCCGCCACCATCGGGGATCTGGACACCACCCAGCTGTCGGATTCGATGGCGACCCTCGCGCAGACCTTCGCCGACACCCCGCCCGATGTGCGAAACGCGGTGGACGGGGTGGCACGTTTCGCCGAAACCCTCAACTCGCGGGACGCGCAGTTGCGCAACCTGCTGGACAACGCCGCCGAGGCGACCGGGGTGCTCGCGCACCGCACGGATCAGATCGTCGACCTGGTGCGCGACACCAACGCGCTGCTGGCTCAGTTGCGGGTCCAGAGCGCGGCGATGGACGAGATCAGCACCAGCATCTCGGCGGTGGCACGGCAATTGAAGGCGTTCATCGCCGAGAACCGACAACAAATGAAGCCGGCGCTGGACAAGCTCAACGGCGTCCTGAGCATCGTCGACAACCGGAAAGAACGTATCCAGCAGGCGATCAAGGGACTCAACACCTACGCGATGGCGTTGGGCGAGACAATATCCTCGGGCCCGTTCTTCAAGGCCTATGTCGCCAACCTGCTGCCGGGCCAATTCGTGCAGCCGTTCATCGACGCCGCGTTCTCCGACCTGGGCCTGGACCCGGCGACCCTGCTGCCGTCGCAACTCAGCGATCCACAGGTCGGCCAGCCCGGCACGCCCGCGCTGCCCGTTCCGTATCCGCGCACCGGTCAGGGCGGCCAACCGCGGCTTTCGGTGCCCGACGCGATCACCGGCAACCAGGATCCGCGGCTGCCGACGCAGTTTCCCGGCCGCTACCCCTACACGCCTGAGCCGCCGGCGCCGCCCCCGGGTGGCCCGCCGCCCGGACCGCCCGCCGCACCAGGAGGCGCATCGTGA
- a CDS encoding virulence factor Mce family protein: protein MVKRLAVKPRAALAITLITVLIAGMVVTIRLSEHRDRNVVVAYFDNSIGLYPGDDVRIRGVSVGKVVKIEPQPLRSKITFWFDRRYHVPAEANAIILSPQLVTGRAIALTPPYTGGPKLAGGAVIPLERTAVPVEWDDVRAQLERLTDMLKPAEPGGMSSLGAVINTAADNLRGQGTTIRATVIRLSQTLSTLGDHSKDVFGTIRNLAALVSALRDSSDLLGRLNVNLSAVSSLIADDPNEVGQAVEDLNDVVDDVRTFVAENREPLGIASDKLTSISTAVVGSLDDLEQTLHILPTVMANFNNIYEPANGSLTGALMVSNFANPVSFLCGAVQAASRLGAEQAAKLCVQYLAPIVKNRQYNFPPLGENLFVGTQARPNEVTYSEAWMRPDFVPPEPAVGLSEMMVPHGSGS from the coding sequence ATCGTGAAAAGGTTGGCGGTCAAACCGCGTGCCGCGCTGGCGATCACGTTGATCACGGTGCTGATCGCGGGGATGGTGGTGACTATTCGGCTCAGCGAACACCGCGACAGGAACGTGGTGGTCGCCTACTTCGACAACAGCATCGGCCTGTATCCCGGTGACGACGTGCGCATCCGGGGCGTGTCCGTCGGCAAGGTGGTGAAGATCGAACCGCAACCGCTGCGCTCCAAGATCACCTTCTGGTTCGACCGTCGCTACCACGTGCCTGCCGAGGCCAACGCGATCATCTTGTCTCCGCAACTGGTGACCGGCCGGGCGATCGCGCTGACCCCGCCCTACACCGGCGGACCCAAACTGGCCGGCGGTGCGGTCATCCCCCTGGAACGCACCGCCGTGCCCGTGGAGTGGGACGACGTGCGCGCACAGCTCGAACGGTTGACCGACATGCTGAAGCCGGCCGAACCCGGCGGGATGAGCAGCCTGGGTGCCGTGATCAACACGGCCGCAGACAATCTGCGCGGTCAGGGAACCACGATCCGCGCGACGGTGATCCGGCTCTCGCAGACGCTGTCCACGCTGGGTGATCACAGCAAGGACGTCTTCGGCACCATCAGGAACCTCGCGGCGCTGGTGTCGGCCCTGCGCGACAGCAGCGACCTACTCGGCCGGCTGAACGTCAACCTGTCCGCGGTGTCGTCGCTGATTGCCGACGATCCCAACGAGGTCGGTCAGGCGGTCGAGGACCTCAACGACGTCGTCGACGATGTACGCACGTTCGTCGCCGAGAACCGCGAACCGCTCGGGATCGCCTCGGACAAGCTGACGTCGATCTCCACCGCGGTCGTCGGCAGCCTCGACGACCTCGAACAGACCTTGCACATACTGCCGACGGTCATGGCCAATTTCAACAACATCTACGAGCCCGCCAACGGGTCGTTGACCGGTGCGCTGATGGTGAGCAACTTCGCCAACCCGGTGTCCTTCCTGTGCGGGGCGGTGCAGGCCGCCTCCCGGCTGGGCGCCGAGCAGGCCGCCAAGCTGTGCGTGCAGTACCTCGCGCCGATCGTGAAGAACCGTCAGTACAACTTCCCGCCGCTGGGGGAGAACCTGTTCGTCGGCACCCAGGCGCGGCCCAACGAGGTCACCTACAGCGAGGCCTGGATGCGGCCCGACTTCGTGCCGCCCGAGCCCGCCGTCGGCCTTTCGGAGATGATGGTGCCCCACGGGAGTGGCTCATGA
- a CDS encoding MCE family protein, whose protein sequence is MMLAVLIAAGSGCSWRGVNSLPLPGTEGNGPGSFEVQAQMPDVSNIQPNSRVRVADVTVGHVTRIDLQGGHALVTMRLNGDVDLPANATAMIGMTTIFGSLHIELAAPTSEAPRGRLTDGSLIALSNAGAYPTPEQTLAALSLVLNGGGVGQAGDITEALSTAFRGREHDLRSLVEQLSRFAVNLDDQSGDIIAATESLNALTGKFAANQPVLDRAITTLPGALQVLNEQRNTLVQAAEGLARFSALTTDTVNQSKEQLVRELAAVGPVLQSLADAGPSLTRSLGLIPTYPFPNTDIDTWQRGDYANLTAVIDLTLSRLDAGLFTGTRWECDLTRLELQWGRTIGQFPSPCLAPGPLGPGNPLTAPYRWDQGP, encoded by the coding sequence ATGATGCTCGCGGTGCTGATCGCCGCCGGGTCGGGGTGCAGTTGGCGTGGGGTGAACTCGCTGCCGTTGCCGGGAACCGAGGGCAACGGTCCCGGCTCGTTCGAGGTGCAGGCACAGATGCCCGACGTCAGCAACATCCAACCGAATTCGCGGGTGCGGGTCGCAGATGTGACGGTCGGCCATGTGACGCGGATCGACCTGCAGGGCGGCCACGCGTTGGTGACGATGAGGCTCAACGGCGACGTCGACCTGCCGGCGAACGCCACCGCGATGATCGGTATGACCACGATCTTCGGATCGCTGCACATCGAATTGGCCGCGCCGACAAGCGAAGCGCCGCGGGGCAGGCTGACAGACGGTTCGCTGATCGCGCTGTCGAACGCCGGGGCCTACCCGACGCCCGAACAGACGCTGGCCGCGCTGTCGCTGGTACTCAACGGCGGCGGGGTGGGTCAGGCCGGTGACATCACCGAGGCGCTGAGCACGGCGTTCCGTGGCCGCGAACACGACCTGCGCAGCCTCGTCGAGCAGTTGAGCCGGTTCGCGGTGAACCTCGACGATCAGAGCGGCGACATCATCGCCGCCACCGAGAGCCTCAACGCGCTGACCGGAAAGTTCGCCGCCAACCAACCCGTGTTGGACCGCGCGATCACCACCCTGCCCGGCGCGCTGCAGGTGCTCAACGAGCAGCGAAACACGTTGGTGCAGGCCGCAGAAGGGCTCGCCAGGTTCAGCGCGCTCACCACCGACACGGTCAACCAGAGCAAGGAGCAACTGGTTCGCGAACTGGCGGCGGTCGGGCCGGTGTTGCAGTCGCTGGCCGACGCGGGCCCCAGCCTCACCCGCTCGTTGGGTCTGATCCCCACCTACCCGTTCCCCAACACGGACATCGACACATGGCAACGAGGTGACTACGCGAACCTGACCGCGGTCATCGACCTCACGCTGAGCCGGCTCGATGCGGGCTTGTTCACCGGCACCAGGTGGGAGTGCGATCTGACCCGGCTGGAGCTGCAATGGGGCCGCACGATCGGCCAGTTCCCCAGCCCGTGCCTGGCCCCGGGCCCACTGGGACCGGGCAACCCGCTGACCGCGCCGTACCGCTGGGATCAGGGACCCTGA
- a CDS encoding MCE family protein, producing MHLNRRARVQLAVFTVIALIALALMTVNYMKLPAQLLGVGRYTVAVELPHAAGLYATGNVTYRGSEVGRVTSVQLTESGVVAYMSLDSGVDIPADLTAEVHSQSAIGEQYIELVPRSDTAPPLKDGDVIPVADTSVPKDINAVLDAVKTGLQAIPRDNLKTVVDESYTAVSGLGPELARIVDGITDLSIDAGDNLEPMLALIDDAAPVLDSQVRTAGPIQDWASHLSVVTRQLQRHDPAVAAVLDNGGPALDEARQLVERLQPTLPILLANLVSVGKVAVTYSDSIEQILVLLPQLVAIEQGSLAANVDTKQDYRGAYLSFNLNLNLPPPCMTGYLPAAQLRSPSLVDHPARPDGDLYCRVPQDSQFNVRGARNLPCTTRPGKRAATVKLCESDEDYVALNDGFNWKGDPNATLTGQDIPQLPPPVAVAVYDPASGSYTGPDGRRYTQSDLARNAADQTWQSMLVPPGS from the coding sequence ATGCATCTGAACCGACGAGCGCGGGTGCAGCTGGCCGTGTTCACCGTCATCGCGCTGATCGCGCTGGCCCTGATGACCGTCAACTACATGAAGTTACCCGCCCAACTGCTGGGCGTCGGCCGCTACACCGTGGCCGTCGAGTTGCCCCACGCCGCGGGTCTGTACGCCACCGGCAACGTCACCTACCGGGGCAGCGAAGTCGGCAGGGTGACGTCGGTGCAGCTGACCGAATCCGGTGTCGTCGCGTACATGTCGCTGGATTCCGGCGTCGACATCCCCGCCGATCTGACGGCCGAGGTGCACAGCCAGTCGGCCATCGGGGAGCAGTACATCGAGTTGGTGCCGCGCAGCGACACCGCGCCGCCGCTGAAAGACGGTGACGTCATCCCCGTCGCGGACACGTCGGTACCCAAAGACATCAACGCGGTGCTCGATGCGGTCAAGACGGGCCTGCAGGCGATCCCGCGCGACAACCTCAAGACCGTCGTCGACGAGTCCTACACCGCGGTCAGCGGCCTCGGGCCGGAACTGGCGAGGATCGTGGACGGCATCACCGACCTGTCGATCGACGCGGGGGACAACCTCGAGCCGATGCTGGCCCTCATCGACGACGCCGCGCCCGTACTCGACTCGCAGGTTCGCACCGCGGGGCCGATCCAGGACTGGGCGTCGCATCTGTCCGTCGTCACCCGGCAGTTGCAGCGCCACGATCCGGCCGTCGCCGCCGTCCTCGACAACGGTGGCCCGGCCCTCGACGAGGCCCGCCAGTTGGTCGAGCGGCTACAACCCACGCTGCCGATCCTGCTGGCCAACCTCGTCAGCGTCGGCAAGGTCGCGGTCACCTACTCCGACAGCATCGAGCAGATCCTGGTCCTGCTGCCCCAACTCGTGGCCATCGAGCAGGGTTCGCTGGCGGCCAACGTGGACACCAAACAGGACTATCGGGGCGCCTATCTGAGCTTCAACCTCAACCTCAACCTGCCACCACCGTGCATGACCGGGTACCTGCCTGCCGCGCAGTTGCGCAGTCCGAGCCTGGTGGACCATCCGGCCCGGCCCGACGGCGACCTGTACTGCCGGGTGCCGCAGGATTCGCAGTTCAACGTGCGCGGCGCGCGCAATCTGCCGTGCACGACCCGGCCGGGTAAGCGGGCGGCGACGGTCAAGCTGTGCGAAAGCGATGAGGATTACGTCGCGCTGAACGACGGCTTCAACTGGAAGGGCGACCCCAACGCCACCCTGACGGGCCAGGACATTCCGCAGTTGCCGCCACCGGTGGCTGTGGCGGTGTACGACCCGGCCAGCGGCTCCTACACCGGCCCCGACGGCCGGCGGTACACCCAATCGGATCTGGCGCGCAACGCCGCAGACCAGACGTGGCAGTCGATGCTGGTGCCGCCGGGAAGCTGA
- the recO gene encoding DNA repair protein RecO, with product MRLYRDRAVVLRQHKLGEADRIVTLLTRQHGLVRAVAKGVRRTRSKFGARLEPFAHIDVQLHPGRNLDIVTQVQSIDAFATDIVSDYGRYTCACAMLETAERLAGEERVPMPALHRLTVSALRAVADGGRPRELVLDAYLLRAMGIAGWAPALTECARCATPGPHRAFHVAAGGSVCVHCRPSGSVTPPQGVVDLMVALHDGDWEYAQATTSSHRSQASGLVAAHLQWHLERQLRTLPLVERVYRVDRAVADRRVSGFGQDMAHGSEEGREPDAQGDLPPAASGA from the coding sequence ATGCGGCTGTATCGGGACCGGGCGGTGGTGCTGCGCCAGCACAAGCTCGGCGAGGCCGACCGGATCGTCACGCTGCTCACCCGCCAGCACGGGTTGGTGCGCGCGGTGGCCAAGGGGGTGCGGCGCACCCGCAGCAAGTTCGGGGCCAGGCTGGAGCCGTTCGCGCACATCGACGTTCAGCTGCATCCCGGCCGGAACCTCGACATCGTCACCCAGGTGCAGTCCATCGACGCGTTCGCCACCGACATCGTCAGCGACTACGGCCGCTACACGTGTGCGTGCGCCATGCTGGAGACCGCTGAACGGCTGGCCGGAGAGGAGCGGGTGCCGATGCCCGCGCTGCACCGGCTGACCGTGTCGGCGTTGCGGGCGGTGGCCGACGGCGGCCGACCCCGCGAGCTGGTGCTGGATGCGTATCTGTTGCGCGCCATGGGGATCGCGGGCTGGGCCCCGGCGCTGACCGAGTGCGCCCGCTGCGCCACCCCCGGGCCGCACCGGGCGTTTCATGTCGCGGCAGGCGGAAGTGTGTGCGTGCACTGCCGCCCGTCGGGGTCGGTGACCCCGCCGCAGGGTGTGGTGGATTTGATGGTCGCTCTGCACGACGGCGACTGGGAGTATGCGCAGGCGACGACGTCGTCGCATCGCAGCCAGGCCAGCGGGCTGGTCGCCGCGCATCTGCAGTGGCATCTGGAACGCCAACTGCGGACGTTACCGCTGGTCGAACGGGTCTATCGGGTGGACAGGGCGGTCGCTGATCGCCGCGTGTCCGGGTTCGGGCAGGATATGGCGCATGGCAGTGAAGAGGGCCGGGAACCGGACGCGCAAGGCGACCTACCCCCAGCTGCCTCCGGCGCCTGA
- a CDS encoding decaprenyl diphosphate synthase encodes MAVKRAGNRTRKATYPQLPPAPEDYPSFPDKSTWPVVFPDLPPRTNGRFARPPQHTSKAAAPQIPAEQVPNHVAVVMDGNGRWATQRGLHRTEGHKMGEAVLIDITCGAIEIGIKHLTVYAFSTENWKRSTEEVRFLMGFNREVVRRRRENLNDMGVRMRWVGSRPRMWRSVIKEFDIAEQMTVGNDVITINYCVNYGGRTEIVEAARALAQEAVDGKINPNRISEAAFAKHLHRADIPDVDLFIRTSGEQRASNFLLWQAAYAEFVFQDKLWPDYDRRDLWAACEEYVNRNRRFGRA; translated from the coding sequence ATGGCAGTGAAGAGGGCCGGGAACCGGACGCGCAAGGCGACCTACCCCCAGCTGCCTCCGGCGCCTGAGGACTACCCGAGCTTCCCCGACAAGTCGACGTGGCCGGTCGTATTCCCCGACCTGCCACCCAGAACCAACGGCAGGTTCGCCCGGCCGCCCCAGCACACGTCGAAGGCCGCCGCCCCCCAGATCCCCGCCGAGCAGGTGCCCAACCACGTCGCCGTCGTCATGGACGGCAACGGCCGCTGGGCCACCCAGCGGGGCCTGCACCGCACCGAGGGGCACAAGATGGGCGAGGCCGTGCTCATCGACATCACCTGCGGGGCAATCGAAATCGGGATCAAACACCTGACGGTCTATGCGTTCTCCACGGAGAACTGGAAACGCAGCACCGAAGAGGTGCGGTTTCTGATGGGCTTCAACCGGGAAGTGGTGCGGCGCCGCCGCGAGAACCTCAACGACATGGGCGTGCGGATGCGCTGGGTCGGCTCGCGGCCGCGCATGTGGCGCAGCGTGATCAAGGAGTTCGACATCGCCGAGCAGATGACGGTGGGCAACGACGTCATCACGATCAACTACTGCGTGAACTACGGCGGGCGGACCGAGATCGTCGAGGCGGCGCGCGCCCTGGCGCAGGAGGCGGTCGACGGCAAGATCAACCCGAACCGGATCAGCGAGGCGGCGTTCGCCAAGCATCTGCACCGCGCCGACATCCCCGACGTCGACCTGTTCATCCGGACCTCGGGGGAGCAGCGGGCGAGCAACTTCCTGCTGTGGCAGGCCGCCTACGCGGAGTTCGTCTTCCAGGACAAGCTGTGGCCCGATTACGACCGCCGCGATCTGTGGGCGGCGTGCGAGGAGTACGTGAACCGCAATCGTCGCTTCGGCAGAGCCTAA
- a CDS encoding Fur family transcriptional regulator — MPTGVRSTRQRAAIAALLDKVDEFRSAQELHDELRRRGEGIGLTTVYRTLQQMAAAGLVDTLRTDTGESVYRRCSDEHHHHLVCRACGAAVEIQGRDVETWAAEVAREHGFSDVSHTIEIFGRCGDCSAD; from the coding sequence ATGCCCACCGGCGTGCGCTCGACCCGCCAGCGCGCCGCGATCGCCGCGCTGCTCGACAAGGTCGACGAGTTCCGCTCGGCCCAGGAGCTGCACGACGAACTGCGTCGGCGCGGCGAAGGGATCGGGTTGACCACGGTCTACCGCACGCTGCAGCAGATGGCGGCCGCCGGCCTCGTCGACACGCTGCGCACCGACACCGGCGAATCGGTGTACCGGCGCTGCTCAGACGAGCACCATCACCACCTGGTGTGCCGGGCCTGCGGCGCGGCCGTGGAGATCCAGGGCCGCGACGTGGAGACCTGGGCCGCCGAGGTCGCCCGGGAACACGGCTTCTCCGACGTCAGCCACACCATCGAGATCTTCGGGCGCTGCGGGGACTGTTCAGCCGACTAG
- a CDS encoding ArsR/SmtB family transcription factor has protein sequence MKTVSTLAKTADNAGNTVDAVHDHSGAPFPELPPRDVLDTSGDLLRALAAPVRIAIVLQLRESTRCVHELVDALGVPQPLVSQHLRILKAAGVVAGERSGREVMYRLVDHHLADIVVAAVTHAGEGGT, from the coding sequence ATGAAAACCGTTTCCACTTTGGCCAAGACCGCCGACAACGCCGGGAACACCGTCGATGCCGTCCACGACCACAGCGGCGCGCCGTTTCCCGAGCTGCCGCCGCGCGACGTGCTGGACACCTCCGGTGATCTGCTGCGCGCGCTGGCCGCGCCGGTCCGCATCGCGATCGTGCTTCAGCTGCGCGAATCGACCCGCTGCGTGCACGAGCTCGTCGACGCGCTCGGGGTGCCGCAGCCGTTGGTCAGCCAGCATCTGCGCATCCTCAAGGCCGCGGGTGTGGTGGCCGGGGAACGGTCGGGCCGGGAAGTGATGTACCGCCTTGTCGATCACCACCTGGCCGACATCGTCGTCGCCGCCGTCACCCACGCAGGCGAGGGCGGCACATGA
- a CDS encoding glycine--tRNA ligase: MAPSSSIIDTVANLAKRRGLVFQSGEIYGGTKSAWDYGPLGVELKENIKRQWWRAVVTARDDVVGLDSAIILPREVWVASGHVDVFNDPLVECLNCHKRHRQDHMQEAYAAKKGLDDPDAVPMSEIACPDCGTKGQWTEPRDFNMMLKTYLGPIETEEGLHYLRPETAQGIFVNFANVVTTARKKPPFGIAQTGKSFRNEITPGNFIFRTREFEQMEMEFFVEPSTAREWHQYWIDERLQWYVDLGIDRDNLRLYEHPKEKLSHYSERTVDIEYKFGFSGSPWGELEGVANRTDFDLSTHSKHSGADLSFYDQASDTRYVPYVIEPAAGLTRSFMAFLVDAYAEDEAPNAKGGVDKRTVLRLDPRLSPVKAAVLPLSRHADLSPKARDLAAELRRHWNVEFDDAGAIGRRYRRQDEIGTPFCVTVDFDTLEDQAVTIRERDAMTQDRVALDTVSDYLAARLKGC, from the coding sequence GTGGCTCCATCTTCTTCGATCATCGACACCGTCGCGAACCTCGCCAAGCGTCGCGGCCTCGTCTTTCAGTCGGGCGAGATCTACGGCGGCACCAAGTCGGCGTGGGATTACGGCCCGCTGGGGGTGGAGCTCAAGGAGAACATCAAGCGGCAGTGGTGGCGCGCGGTGGTGACCGCCCGCGACGACGTCGTCGGCCTGGACAGCGCGATCATCCTGCCGCGCGAGGTGTGGGTGGCCTCCGGTCACGTCGACGTGTTCAACGACCCGCTCGTGGAGTGCCTCAACTGCCACAAGCGCCACCGCCAGGACCACATGCAGGAGGCCTACGCGGCCAAGAAGGGTCTGGACGACCCCGACGCGGTGCCGATGTCGGAGATCGCCTGCCCGGACTGCGGCACCAAGGGCCAGTGGACCGAGCCGCGCGACTTCAACATGATGCTCAAGACCTATCTGGGCCCGATCGAGACCGAGGAGGGCCTGCACTATCTGCGGCCCGAGACCGCCCAGGGCATCTTCGTCAACTTCGCCAACGTGGTGACGACCGCGCGTAAGAAGCCACCGTTCGGAATCGCCCAGACCGGCAAGAGCTTTCGCAACGAGATCACGCCGGGCAACTTCATCTTCCGGACCCGCGAGTTCGAGCAGATGGAGATGGAGTTCTTCGTCGAACCGTCGACCGCCCGCGAGTGGCACCAGTACTGGATCGATGAACGCCTGCAGTGGTACGTCGACCTCGGTATCGACCGCGACAACCTGCGGCTCTACGAGCATCCCAAGGAGAAGCTGTCGCACTACTCCGAACGCACGGTCGACATCGAGTACAAGTTCGGCTTCTCGGGCAGCCCGTGGGGTGAGCTGGAAGGTGTGGCCAATCGCACCGACTTCGACTTGTCCACGCACAGTAAGCATTCCGGTGCCGACCTGTCGTTCTACGACCAGGCCAGCGACACCCGCTATGTGCCGTATGTCATCGAACCGGCGGCGGGGTTGACCCGCTCGTTCATGGCGTTCCTCGTCGACGCCTACGCCGAGGACGAGGCCCCCAACGCCAAGGGCGGGGTGGACAAGCGCACCGTGCTGCGGCTGGACCCGCGGCTGTCGCCGGTCAAGGCCGCGGTGCTGCCGCTGTCACGGCACGCCGACCTGTCGCCCAAGGCGCGCGACCTGGCCGCCGAACTGCGCAGGCACTGGAACGTCGAATTCGACGACGCAGGCGCGATCGGCCGGCGCTATCGGCGCCAGGATGAGATCGGCACCCCGTTCTGCGTGACGGTCGACTTCGACACGCTCGAGGATCAGGCGGTGACGATCCGCGAACGCGACGCGATGACGCAGGACCGCGTCGCACTCGACACCGTCAGCGACTACCTGGCCGCCCGCCTCAAAGGCTGCTGA
- a CDS encoding DUF559 domain-containing protein has product MTGDIAALFDTQNGVATTAQLLAVMGRSRLDTKIRSGELVKVWPGVYGRDEPDDATRLAGLDLRAGEAVAICLGTAAAAYGFDTEGVVDLHVLNPDGHQLRNSDGLFVHRRDGAPLGLVDGRPATTPGWTAVEVARGLRRPRALATLDAALRSGTCDARQLRIAVGKQAGRRGIVAVRELIPLARPEAESPMESEARLVMIDGGLTPPELPYEIIDRDFRTWRVDFAWPERRVAVEYDGFDWHSDQEQFRRDRRKRAALQEIDWSVLSVVFDDVRVRPEAMLRRIEVELRRSRAA; this is encoded by the coding sequence ATGACTGGCGATATCGCAGCGCTCTTCGACACCCAGAACGGCGTGGCCACCACGGCTCAACTGTTAGCGGTGATGGGCCGCAGCCGGCTCGACACCAAGATTCGCAGCGGTGAACTGGTGAAGGTCTGGCCCGGCGTTTACGGCCGTGACGAACCCGACGACGCCACACGGCTTGCCGGCCTGGATCTCCGTGCCGGAGAAGCCGTCGCGATCTGTCTCGGGACAGCCGCGGCCGCATATGGATTCGACACCGAAGGGGTCGTGGACCTTCACGTGCTCAACCCCGACGGGCACCAGTTGCGCAACTCCGACGGGTTGTTCGTGCATCGCCGCGACGGCGCGCCGCTGGGTTTGGTCGACGGCCGACCCGCGACCACGCCGGGGTGGACCGCCGTCGAGGTGGCGCGTGGCCTGCGTCGTCCACGCGCACTGGCCACGCTCGACGCCGCCCTGCGCAGCGGCACGTGTGATGCGCGTCAGCTGCGCATCGCGGTCGGAAAGCAGGCGGGCAGGCGCGGCATTGTGGCTGTGCGCGAACTGATTCCGCTGGCGAGGCCCGAAGCCGAGTCGCCGATGGAGAGCGAGGCGCGCCTGGTCATGATCGACGGCGGTTTGACGCCGCCGGAGTTGCCGTACGAGATCATCGATCGCGATTTCCGAACGTGGCGGGTCGATTTCGCGTGGCCCGAACGCAGGGTCGCCGTCGAGTACGACGGCTTCGACTGGCACAGCGACCAGGAGCAGTTTCGTCGGGATCGCCGAAAGCGAGCCGCTCTGCAGGAGATCGACTGGAGTGTGCTGTCGGTGGTTTTCGACGACGTCAGGGTTAGGCCGGAGGCGATGTTGCGGCGCATCGAGGTCGAGCTAAGGCGCTCGCGGGCGGCGTGA